In Microbacterium sp. No. 7, the genomic window GGGGCGCAGGTGATGACGCCCGAGCTGTCCACGGCGACCCGCTACGTCGGACTGCTCCTGCAGATGCAGCGCACGACGATCGGCGAGATCTTCGAGGCACGATCGGTCACCGAGGTCGCGGCCGCACGCCTGCTCGCCGGCCGGCGCGTGAAGCAGGATCTCATCGACCTCAACGACGTCATGACCCAGATGTCCGACCTCGTGCCCGCCGTCAGGGAGAAGGATCCCGCGGCGCTCAAGGAGTGGTCGGACCTGTCGCTGGGCTTCCACCAGATGCTCGTGGAGCGGTCGCGCAACCGTGCGCTGTACCTGCAATGGTCCCTGCTGAGCGAGATCATCGAACGCCATGCCGAGGAGACGGTGGTCCGTACCGTGGATCATCCGCAGACGGCCGAGACGGTGCGCAAGTCGCTCCGTTCGTATCAGAAGCTCATCGAGCGGATCGAGCAGCGCGACGCGTCGGCGGCCGCGGATCACTGGCAGACCCACATGGAGGTCTCCAGCAAGATCCTCACCGGCCGCGGCGAGTCGCAGTCGATCGTCGAGCTGTTCGACTGAGCCGACCAGAGGAGAGAAGATGACAGACGCCCCCGCACCCATCGCGGACGTGCGGATCGAGGACGCCGGCGAGATCCGCCTGCTCGTCCTCGACCGCAGCGAACGCCGCAACGCGCTCACGGTCGGCACGGTCGACGCGCTGCGCGCCGCCGTCACGGGGGCACGGGGCGCAGGCGCGCGCGCCGTGGTCATCGCCGGCGAGGGCCCGTCGTTCTGCGCGGGCGGTGACCTCCCCAGCCTGCAGGCGATCGCCGCCGAGGGCAGCGCGATCGTCTCCGACGCCATCTACACGAGCTTCCACGGTCTCGTGCGCGCGATCCGCGACGCGCCCGTCCCGGTCATCGCCGCTGTGAACGGGCATGCCCTCGGGGCGGGGCTCGACCTGGCGCTCTCCTGCGACCTGCGGTACGCGGCGCCCGACGCGCAGTTCGAGAGCACGTGGCTCAAGGTCGGGCTCATCCCCGGCATGGCCGGCGCGCATCGCCTGCCCGAGGTGATCGGCTCGGGCAGGGCGGCCGAGATGCTGCTGCTCGGCCGTCGCGTCGATGCCGAGACCGCGCTCGCGTGGGGCCTCGTCAACGGCATCGCGGCGGACGGCGACGTGCGTGGCCTCGCCGTCGAGACCGCGCGACGGCTCGCGCTGCTGCCGCCCCTCGCGCTGCAGCGGACCAAGGCGGCGTTCCGCCGCCGGGTCGACCACGGACTGGAGGAGGAGTTCGCGACGCTCGGCGCGCAGCAGGGGCAGCTCCTCACGAGCCCCGAGTTCGCCGAGGCGACCGCTCGCCTGAGCCGTCGCTCCTGAGCGGGGCGGCATGACGACCGAACCGGTCGCGCCGCTGCCCGTCACGGGCACCGTGGTCAGCGGCGGTGCGCGCATCTCCTACGGCATCGGCGGGGCGCCCGACGGGCCGCCGGTGCTGCTCGTGCACGGCAGCCGCGCGCACCGTCACTGGTGGGCGCGGGTCGTGCCGCTGCTCGCACCCCGCTGCCGGGTCGCCTGGCTCGACCTCAGCGGTCATGGCGACAGCGCGCACCGCGACCGGTACGACGCCGACACGTGGGCCGGCGAGGTCATCGACGTCGCGGGCGAGCTCTCGTCCTCCGCACCGGTCGTGCTCGTCGGCCACAGCATGGGCGGGCGGATCGCGGCGGTCGCCGCCGCGATCGCGCCGCCGGGCCGCTTCGCTCGGCTCGTGCTGCTGGAGGCGCGGCTGTGGGCGCGCGGCGAGACGGAGCGTCCGCCCCTGCGCACGCGCTCGTCGCCCGCGGTGTTCGACGACCGCGAGGCGGCCGTCGAGAGGTTCCGGCTGTCGCCGCCGCAGCAGCTCGATGACGAGCCGCTGCGGAGCCTGCTCGCCGGCGCCGCCCTCGAGCCCGCCCCGGGCGGCTGGCGGTGGAAGTACGACCACCGTGGGATCCCGCCGCTCGTCGGCGACGACATCCTCGACCGGCTCGCGCGCGTCGACATCCCCGTCACGGCGGCATGGGGCTCGGCGAGCGGCATCATCAGCGGGCCCGAGTACGCGCGCGTGCTGGCGGAGACCGTCTCGGCGCCGCTCGACACGCACGTCGTCCCCGGGGGCGGGCATCATCTTCCCGCCGACTCGCCGGAGGCGACGGCCCGGATCATCTCCTCGGCGATCGATGCAGGCTCGCGATAAAAGGGCTATATTAGTTATATATATCCAGACCACGCGAGACGCATCGGAGTGTCCATGCTGAAGACAGAGTTCACGGAGATGTTCGGGATCGAGCATCCCATCACGTGCGGGGGCATGCTCGGCGTCGGCAAGGCGGAGCTGATCGGCGCCGTCGCGAACGCCGGCGCCCTCGGGTTCCTCACGGCCCTCACGCAGCCGACGCCCGAGGACCTCGTGCGCGAGATCGAGCGGACGCGCGAGATGACGGACCGTCCGTTCGGCGTCAACCTCACGATCCTGCCCACGCTCAAGCCCGTCTCGCACGAGGCCTATCGCGACGCGATCATCTCGTCGGGGATCAAGGTCGTCGAGCTCGCGGGGGCCGATCCCGCCCCCCACCTGCCGGCGTTCAAGGCCGCCGGCGTCAAGGTGATCCACAAGGCGACGAGCGTGCGGCACGCCCTCTCGGCGGCGAGGAAGGGCGTCGACGTCATCAGCATCGACGGCTTCGAGTGCGCGGGCGCGCCGGGCGAGGACGACGTCCCGGGGCTCGTGCTCATCCCCGCCGCGGCGCGCGCGCTCGACATCCCCGTGATCGCCAGCGGCGGGATCGGCAGCGGTGCCGGTCTCGCAGCGGCCCTGGCGCTGGGCGCCTGCGGCGTGAACATGGGCACGCGATTCGTCGCGACGAACGAGGCCCCCGTGCACGAGAACGTGAAGAGGCAGATCGTCGCCAACGACGAGACCGACACCGTCATCGTGTTCCGCGAGTTCTCGAACTCGTCGCGCGTGGCCAAGAACTCGATCTCGCTCGAGATCGCCGAGATCGGGCGCCGTCCGGGCGCGACCTTCAAGGACGTCGCCCACCTGGCCGCGGGCGTCCGCGGCCGCGAGCGCGTGCTGGGCGCCGGCGACATGGAGGACGGCATGTGGTGGGCGAGCCAGGCGCAGGGCGTCATCCACGACGTCGACTCGGTCGAGAACGTCGTGCGCACGATCGTCGCGGACGCCGAGGAGATCATGACGCGACGCCTCCCCGCGCTCGTCGTCTGAGCCCTGCGGGAAGAGGACGTACGAAGAAGAGGAGCGCCCTCGCATCGGCGAGGGCGCTCCTCTCCATCCTCCGGGGATCGTCAGCCGACGACGATGCCGACACTCTTGACCTGGAGGAACTCCTCCAGGCCGTGCCGGCCGCCCTCCTTGCCGACGCCGCTGATGCCGAAGCCGCCGAACGGGCGCGCGACGCGCAGGTTCGTGGCGCCGTTGATGAGCGTCTGCCCGGCATGCAGCTCGGTCGCGAGGCGGATCGCGCGGTTGAGGTCCCTGGTCTGCACGTACGACGAGAGCGAGTACGGCGTGCTGTTGGCCAGCTCGAGCGCCTCCTCCTCGGTGCGGAAGCGGAAGATGGCGAGTACGGGGCCGAACACCTCGGTCTGCGCGAGCTCCGACTGCGGGTCGACGTCGGTGAAGACGGTCGGCTCGATGTAGTAGCCGTCCGCGAGCTCGCCGCCGATGCGGTGGCCGCCGGTGACGAGGGTCGCGCCGTCCCGCTGCGCGCGCTCGATCATCCCGAGGATGCGGTGGACCGCGTCCTCGTTCACGACGGGACCGGTCAGCACGCCCTCCTCGAAGGGGTCGCCGGGACGGTTCGACTCGGCGATCGCCGTCACGCGGGCGACGACCTCGTCGTAGACCGTGTCCTGCACGAGCATCCGCGTGGCGAAGGCGCAGCCCTGCCCCGCGAGCGCGATGAGCGAGAACCGCGTGCCGATCGCGCACGCGTCGTCGAGGTCGGCGTCGTCGAACACGATGTTGGCCGACTTCCCGCCCAGCTCGAGCAGCGTCGGCTTCATCGTCGCCGACGCCGACTGCAGGATCCTTCGTGCCGTGGCGGGTCCGCCGGTGAAGCTGATCTTGCGCACGAGCGGGTGCTCGACGAGGGCCTGGCCCGCTGCGGCGTCGCCGGGCAGGACGTTCACGACGCCGGCGGGGAAGCCCGCGCGCTCGACGAGGTCGGCGAACAGCTCGGCGCTGAACGGGGTCAGCTCGGAGGGCTTGACCACGACGGTGTTGCCGGCTGCCAGCGCGGCGGGGATCTTCATCGCGAGCGAGATGAGCGGGCCGTTCCACGTGATGATGATCCCGATCACGCCATAGGGCTTGGCGATGGTGTATCCGAACTCGCCGTCCGCCGTCGGGAGACCGTTCACGTCGCCCAGGATCTTGTCGGCCCAGCCCGCGTAGTAGCGCGTCCACTCGGCCGCGTTGATCGGGAACCCGCGGCCGTAGAGCAGCGGCGTGCCGTTGTCGAGGGCGCCGCGGCGGGCGAACTCCTCGGCGTTCTGCTCGATGAGGTCGGCGAGCGTGAGCAGCAGTCGGCGACGGATCGCCGGGCTCGTGCGCCGCCACGACTCGAAGGCCTCCTGCGCGACGGCGACGGCCTCGTTCACCTCGGCGGGTCCCGCGAGGGGGATGGCGGCGTTCGCCGCCCCGGTCGCGGGGTCGATGTGCTCGTGGGCGCCGCCGGAGCCGGCCGTTCGCCGCTCCGCGCCGATCCGCAGGTGCACCGGGGGCGGTGTGCGGTCGATGGCTTGCCTGTTCTCGGTCATGCCTGCTCCTTTGCTGGGTCCGTGCCGGGCCGCCGTGTGACATCGGCGACCCAATGCAGTACATTTATTAATCTATATGGTTCATACCTGCGACACCTGACGAAGGAGTTGGGACTTGAGATCACATCGACGGGGGCGCTCGGCGCTCGCGGTCACAGCACTGTTCATGTCCACCGTTCTCGTGGCCGGATGCTCCGGCGGGAGCGAGGGTCCGGCGGAGACGTCGGATCCGCAGGACACGTCGCCCGCCGCCGTCGGCGGTCTCCCGGCCGGCGCAGGCAAGGACGACTACATCGCCGCCTTCGCGGACGTCGACCCGATCATCCTGGGCACGCAGCTCGCGGGTCCGCTCGGCTCGCTGACCAACGAGGCGCGCGAGCGCTACCTCGCGCAGGTCGAGGAGTGGAGCGGCGGCAAGATCACGTTCGACATCGCCTACTCGCTCGCCGCGGCGCCGTTCGCGGAGGTCCCGAACGCGCTGAAGGACGGCCGCCTCGACATCGCGTTCGCCTCCGCCGGGTACAGCCCCGACATCTTCCCCGCCAACGCCATGCTCGAGAACGTCTCGGTCGCCGGCGTCGGCGCGCCGATCGGCTACATGGCCACCACCGGCACGCTCACCGAGATCGCCTCGAGCCACCCCGAGTTCCGCGAGGAGTGGGAGGCCGAGGGCCTCGTGCCGCTGCTGTGGGTCGAGAGCGGCAACCTCGCGGCCATCTTCTGCTCCGAGCCGCGTGACACGCTCGCGGCGCTGCAGGGCGGGCAGATCGCCGTCTCGGGCCGCGTGAAGTCTGCGGAGGCCCGCGCCCTCGGCATGGAGCCGGTCTCGATGTCCTACCAGGAGCAGTACGAGGGCCTCGAGCGCGGCGTCATCGACTGTGCGCTCAGCGGGCCGCAGGCCGCGAACACCGGCGGCATCATCGAGGTCGCGCCGCACGTCGTGATGGACGCGCCGTCGACCTTCTCGTTCACCGCCTCCACGCTGCTGGTCGCCCAGCGCGTGTGGGACGAGCTGCCGCTCGTCGCCCGCCAGCTGCTCTTCGACCTGCTGCCGACCTACATCGCGGGCACCATCGCGCAGAACTACGCCACGATCAAGGTCGCGCTCGACGTCGTGGACGCCGCGGGCGGCTCCATCCTCGAGCTCGACGAGCCGGCGCGCGAGGCGCTGCACGCCGCGAACGAGGAGATCCTGGGCGAGATCCGCTCGTCGAGCCACTTCGCCGACCCCGATGCGCTCGCCGACGCGGCACGCACGACGGGCGAGCGCTGGATCGGCCGGCTCCACGACGCCGGCTATGACGGCTGGGGCGACAGCTACCAGGGTCTCGTCGACGCCTACTCCGACGCCGAGCCCACGATCGAGGAGTTCGAGGCGTACGCCGAGCTCGTCCTCGAGGCGCAGAGCTCCGACCGGCCGGAGTGATGCCGGTGTCCTCCGCGACCATCGACGTCCGCATCGATCGCGATCGATGCGTCGGAGCGGGCCAGTGCGTGCTCGCCGCCCCCGACCTGTTCGACCAGGACCTCGACGAGGGCCGCTCGATGCTGCTCATCGATCCGGTGCCCGCCGAGCACGAGGCGGCGGCGACCGCTGCGGCGCTGCGGTGCCCGGCGCAGGCGATCGCCGTCGGCGAGGAGTGAGCGCATGGCGACCATCGGAGTGATCGGCCTCGGCCACATCGGCCGGAGGTTCGCGGCGAGCGTGCGCGAGCGCGGTGACCGGCTCGTCGCGTACGACGTCGTCGACGAGGCGTACGCCGCCGTGCCCTGGGCCGAGCGTGCGGGCAGCCCCGCCGAGGTCGGCCGCGAGGCCGACGTCGTGATCGTGTGCGTGCTCACGGCCGCGCAGGTGCGCGAGACGCTCCTCGGCGACGCGGGCGTGCTCTCGTCGGCCCGGGAGGGGCTCGGTGTCGCCGTGACGAGCACGGTGGATCTCGGCACGATCCGAGAGCTCGCGGAGGAGTGCGCCCGCGCCGGCGTGGCGTTCGCGGACTGCGGCGTCACGACCGTGCCGGGCATGGCGCCCGACACGGCGCACAGCGTCGTGTCGCTGGTCGGCCTGGAGGGGGGCGACGGCGTCTTCGACGCCGTCGCGTCGCTCTCGGCCGCGGCGGTGCGCTGCGGCGGCGTCGGGGCGGGGATGGCGACCAAGATCGCGCGCAACCTCGTCACCTACGGCAGCTGGACCGTCGCCTCGGCGGCCGTGCGGCTGCTGCGGGCGGCCGGCGTCGACCCGGCCAGGCTGCGCGAGGCGATCGAGACCGCCGATCCGGACGGCCGCACGATGTTCCTGCTGGAGGACGAGATCGGCTTCGGCGAGGGCACCCGCCCGCGCCGGGAGCGGGTGTCGGGTCTGATCGAGAAGGACCTGTCTGCCGCGGTGGAGCTCGCGCGCGAGGCGCAGGCGCCCTCCGATCTCGCCGAGTTCGTCATCCGCACGCGGGCCGAGACCCTCGGCCTGCGGCACGACCTCGGCGACGAGCCCCGTGAGGACGAGTCGGCATACGAGACCGGGCGGCGATGGATGGACCGCGTCTACGGTCCCGGATTCCACGACCTCGCCGTGCGGCAGGACGGGTCGCCCTACAACCGGGAGACGGTCGAGCACCTGTTCGCGGAGATCTGGAGCCGGCCCGGCCTCTCGCTGCGCGAGCGGCGCCTCCTCGTCATGGGCGCGACGGCCCAGCTCGGGCGGGGCGACCTCATCGAGACGCAGGTGTACGGCGGGCTCGTGAACAGCGAGTTCTCGTACGCCGAGCTCGACGAGATCATGCTCCAGATCACCCCCTACATCGGCTGGGCGAAGTCCAGCGCCGTCAACCGGGGCATCCAGGCGGCGAAGGCCCGCATCGACGCGGCGAACGAAGAAGAAGGAGACGGACGATGACGACCACGTGGGACCGCATGCCGACGGAGCGGCCGTCGAAGCTCGACCCGCCCGAGATCTACGCGGAGATCCGAGAGAGCGACCCGATGGCGCGCGTGCGCTTCCCCAACGGCATGGAGGGGTATCTGGTCACCCGGTTCGACGACGTCGTCGCCGGCTTCGGCAACCCGAACTTCGTCGCCCAGGGCCGCCCGCGGTACGAGGTGGCCGACGCGAACCCCGACACCAAGACGCCCTTCGCGGGCACCTTCGTGAACATGGACGGCGAGGAGCACCACAAGTACCGCCGGCTCCTCACGGCGCGCTTCTCGGTGCGTTACATCCGGCAGAACCTGCAGGAGTTCATCGATCGCACGGTCGACGAGCACCTCGACCGCATCGCGGCGGGGCCGGACGAGTTCGACTTCGTGGCCGACATGGCCCTGAGCGTGCCGTCGCTCGTGATCTGCGAGATCCTCGACGTGCCCGTCGAGGATCGTGCGGCGTTCAACACCGTGTCGGCGAACATGATGGACATGGACCGCGCGCAGGCGCTGCGCGAGCAGGACCAGAAGTGGATCTTCGACTACATCCGCACGCTCCTGGAGCGCAAGCGCAGCGAGGGTGCGACGAAGGGGCTCCTCGCCGAGCTGCTGCAGCAGCAGAAGGAGGCCGACTTCGAGATCACCGACGAGGACCTCGTGCGCATCGGCGGGCTCCTGCTCGTCGCCGGCCACGACACGACGACGATGATGATCTCGCTGTCGATGCTCACGCTGCTGACGATGCCCGAGGCGCGCGCCGCGTTCGCGAGCGGCGAGCCCGTGGGCACGGCCGTCGAGGAGCTGCTGCGCTTCCTGACGATCGTGCACTTCGGCCTTGCGCGCCGCGCCGCGACCGACTTCGAGTTCCTCGGCACGCCCCTCGAGAAGGACGACCTCGTCGTCTTCTCCCTGGTCGGCGCGAACCGCGATCCGCGGATGTATGAGAACCCCGACGCTCTCGACTTCGACCGCCAGGCGCTGCGCCACGTCGCCTTCGGCTTCGGCGTGCACCAGTGCCTCGGGCAGAACGTCGCGCGCGCGGAGATCACCTCGGTGCTCACGAAGACCCTCCAGCGCTTCCCGGACCTGCGCCTCGCGGTCCCCGTCGACGAGGTGCCCATGCACGACCGCTCGACCAACTACGGCGTCGAGAAGCTGTGGGTCGCGAAGTCATGACCAGGGTCGAGTTCGTCCAGCCGGACGGCGAGCCGGTGGTCGTCGAGGGCGACGTGGGCCAGACGGTCATGAGCGTCGCGATCGGCAACGCGGTGCCCGGGATCGTCGGCGAGTGCGGCGGGCAGCTCAGCTGCTCGACGTGCCACGTCTTCGTCGACGAGTCGTGCCGCGAGCTGTTCGGCGAGCCCGACGAGTTCGAAGACGAGATGCTCGACGGCACCGCCGCGCCGCGCGAGGAGGGCTCGCGGCTGTCGTGCCAGATGGTGGTCGGTGAGGCTCCCGTCGTCGTGCGCGTGCCCGAGACGCAGTACTGACATGCCGAGCCTTGCGGGGAAGGTCGCGGTCGTCACGGGCGCGGGCGCGGGATTCGGTGAGGCATTCGTGCGCGATCTCGCGGCCGACGGCGCCCGGGTCGCGGTGCTCGACCTCGACGGCGTTCGCGCCGCCGGGATCGCCGCATCGATCCGGGACGCGGGCGGCGACGCCCTTCCGTTCGGGTGCGACGTCGCCGACGAGGCGGGTATCGCCGATGTCGCACGGCGGATCGGCCAGCAGTGGGGCGGCGTCGACGTCCTCGTCAACAACGCAGGACTGCACAGCGCGGAGTACAACCGCGCCTTCGGCGAGCTCGGCGTCGCACGGACGCGCCGCCTGTTCGACACCAACGTCATGGGCGTGATCGTGTGCACCCTCGCCTTCCGGCCTCTGATGGGGGATCGCGACGGCGCGGCGATCGTCAACCTCTCCTCGGTCGCCGGGTTCAACAGCGCGAACGCCTACGGCGTGTCGAAGCTCGCGGTCCGCGGGCTGACCGTCTCCTTCGCCCAGGAGCTCGCGGCCGACGGCATCCGGGTCAACGCGATCGCCCCCGGTCTGATCGCGACCGAGCGCATCCGCGAGGACTTCCCCGAGGAGATGTTCACGACGTTCGCGCGCGACAGGCAGTGCGTCCACCGCACCGGCGAGGTGCGCGACGTCGTCGCCGCCATGCGCTATCTGTGCTCCGACGCCGCCTCGTTCGTCACGGGCGAGGTCCTGCGCGTCTCAGGCGGCTACCAGCTGTCAGTGTGACGCGCGCGCCAGCCGCGACTCGACCATCGCGCGCATGCCGTCGTGCCAGTGGAACCGGTCGGGCCCGGTGATCGAGATGCGCTTGGACACGTCGAGCGCGATGCCGGGCTGGCTGCCGGGGATCTGGGCGATCTCGATCCGGGGCGTCTTTCCGACAAGGTCGGCCATGTACCGGATCCACTCCTGCGCCGTCACGGTCTCGTCGCCGCCGAAGTTCACGATGAGCGCGGGCACCGTCGCGGCCTCCAGCAGCGCGAGCGCGTGGTCGGCGATGTCCTCCTCGAAGATCGGCTGGTTGGGGGCGGGGTCATGGCGCAGCGTGATGGTCTCATCGGCGAGGAGCCTCTCCAGGTGCTTCATCGCGAGCCCGCCTCCGGGTCCGTACGAGGCGTTCATGCGGCCGATGACGACGGGCACGCCGAACTCGCGCGCGGCGAACCGTGCGACCGCCTCCTGGGAGATCTTTGACACGCCGTAGGTAGGCGTCGTGGGGCTGATCGGGTCGCCGAGCGGGTCGGTCTCGACGTAGCGGTGCCAGGGGTCGGGATGGGGGCGGTACACGCCGGTCGTCGACATCGACAGGATCGACGCGCACGCGCGGAAGTGCGAGATCAGGGCGCCCGTGCCGAGCGCGTTGACCTCGATCGCGCGGTCCCAGTCGGTGCTGGGCCCCATCTGCACGGCGAGGTGCAGCACGTGGTCGAAGTCGGCGGGAATGCCGCTCCAGTCGGGGTCGGCGAGGTCGACGCGCCGCGTCGTGACGCCACGGGACTCGATCTCGCGGCGCCGCTCCTCGTCGCCGAAGCGGGCGACGCCCCAGACCTCGTGGCCGCGCGCGGCGAGGGAGCCGGCGAGCGCGCCCGCGATCTGTCCGGACGCGCCCGTGACGAGCAGCTTCTTCTTCATCGTTTCTCCCTCGGCCGAGCGGGTGCGAGCGGTGTGCGTCGCTTATTAGATAACTGATACAGATGATTGGAGGTTACCCTGTGTGCTGTCCATGTGAAAGGGTGCACCACTGTGCATGCGAGAC contains:
- a CDS encoding FadR/GntR family transcriptional regulator, encoding MSLAESPNGAGGRVLNVGRLVRAPKTAEIIAASIRKSIVQGDLKEGDSLPSEADLMAQFGVSRPTLREAFRILETESLISIRRGSRGGAQVMTPELSTATRYVGLLLQMQRTTIGEIFEARSVTEVAAARLLAGRRVKQDLIDLNDVMTQMSDLVPAVREKDPAALKEWSDLSLGFHQMLVERSRNRALYLQWSLLSEIIERHAEETVVRTVDHPQTAETVRKSLRSYQKLIERIEQRDASAAADHWQTHMEVSSKILTGRGESQSIVELFD
- a CDS encoding enoyl-CoA hydratase/isomerase family protein — translated: MTDAPAPIADVRIEDAGEIRLLVLDRSERRNALTVGTVDALRAAVTGARGAGARAVVIAGEGPSFCAGGDLPSLQAIAAEGSAIVSDAIYTSFHGLVRAIRDAPVPVIAAVNGHALGAGLDLALSCDLRYAAPDAQFESTWLKVGLIPGMAGAHRLPEVIGSGRAAEMLLLGRRVDAETALAWGLVNGIAADGDVRGLAVETARRLALLPPLALQRTKAAFRRRVDHGLEEEFATLGAQQGQLLTSPEFAEATARLSRRS
- a CDS encoding alpha/beta fold hydrolase; its protein translation is MTTEPVAPLPVTGTVVSGGARISYGIGGAPDGPPVLLVHGSRAHRHWWARVVPLLAPRCRVAWLDLSGHGDSAHRDRYDADTWAGEVIDVAGELSSSAPVVLVGHSMGGRIAAVAAAIAPPGRFARLVLLEARLWARGETERPPLRTRSSPAVFDDREAAVERFRLSPPQQLDDEPLRSLLAGAALEPAPGGWRWKYDHRGIPPLVGDDILDRLARVDIPVTAAWGSASGIISGPEYARVLAETVSAPLDTHVVPGGGHHLPADSPEATARIISSAIDAGSR
- a CDS encoding NAD(P)H-dependent flavin oxidoreductase gives rise to the protein MLKTEFTEMFGIEHPITCGGMLGVGKAELIGAVANAGALGFLTALTQPTPEDLVREIERTREMTDRPFGVNLTILPTLKPVSHEAYRDAIISSGIKVVELAGADPAPHLPAFKAAGVKVIHKATSVRHALSAARKGVDVISIDGFECAGAPGEDDVPGLVLIPAAARALDIPVIASGGIGSGAGLAAALALGACGVNMGTRFVATNEAPVHENVKRQIVANDETDTVIVFREFSNSSRVAKNSISLEIAEIGRRPGATFKDVAHLAAGVRGRERVLGAGDMEDGMWWASQAQGVIHDVDSVENVVRTIVADAEEIMTRRLPALVV
- a CDS encoding aldehyde dehydrogenase family protein, translated to MTENRQAIDRTPPPVHLRIGAERRTAGSGGAHEHIDPATGAANAAIPLAGPAEVNEAVAVAQEAFESWRRTSPAIRRRLLLTLADLIEQNAEEFARRGALDNGTPLLYGRGFPINAAEWTRYYAGWADKILGDVNGLPTADGEFGYTIAKPYGVIGIIITWNGPLISLAMKIPAALAAGNTVVVKPSELTPFSAELFADLVERAGFPAGVVNVLPGDAAAGQALVEHPLVRKISFTGGPATARRILQSASATMKPTLLELGGKSANIVFDDADLDDACAIGTRFSLIALAGQGCAFATRMLVQDTVYDEVVARVTAIAESNRPGDPFEEGVLTGPVVNEDAVHRILGMIERAQRDGATLVTGGHRIGGELADGYYIEPTVFTDVDPQSELAQTEVFGPVLAIFRFRTEEEALELANSTPYSLSSYVQTRDLNRAIRLATELHAGQTLINGATNLRVARPFGGFGISGVGKEGGRHGLEEFLQVKSVGIVVG
- the dctP gene encoding TRAP transporter substrate-binding protein DctP, which produces MRSHRRGRSALAVTALFMSTVLVAGCSGGSEGPAETSDPQDTSPAAVGGLPAGAGKDDYIAAFADVDPIILGTQLAGPLGSLTNEARERYLAQVEEWSGGKITFDIAYSLAAAPFAEVPNALKDGRLDIAFASAGYSPDIFPANAMLENVSVAGVGAPIGYMATTGTLTEIASSHPEFREEWEAEGLVPLLWVESGNLAAIFCSEPRDTLAALQGGQIAVSGRVKSAEARALGMEPVSMSYQEQYEGLERGVIDCALSGPQAANTGGIIEVAPHVVMDAPSTFSFTASTLLVAQRVWDELPLVARQLLFDLLPTYIAGTIAQNYATIKVALDVVDAAGGSILELDEPAREALHAANEEILGEIRSSSHFADPDALADAARTTGERWIGRLHDAGYDGWGDSYQGLVDAYSDAEPTIEEFEAYAELVLEAQSSDRPE
- a CDS encoding ferredoxin — its product is MSSATIDVRIDRDRCVGAGQCVLAAPDLFDQDLDEGRSMLLIDPVPAEHEAAATAAALRCPAQAIAVGEE
- a CDS encoding NAD(P)-binding domain-containing protein, translating into MATIGVIGLGHIGRRFAASVRERGDRLVAYDVVDEAYAAVPWAERAGSPAEVGREADVVIVCVLTAAQVRETLLGDAGVLSSAREGLGVAVTSTVDLGTIRELAEECARAGVAFADCGVTTVPGMAPDTAHSVVSLVGLEGGDGVFDAVASLSAAAVRCGGVGAGMATKIARNLVTYGSWTVASAAVRLLRAAGVDPARLREAIETADPDGRTMFLLEDEIGFGEGTRPRRERVSGLIEKDLSAAVELAREAQAPSDLAEFVIRTRAETLGLRHDLGDEPREDESAYETGRRWMDRVYGPGFHDLAVRQDGSPYNRETVEHLFAEIWSRPGLSLRERRLLVMGATAQLGRGDLIETQVYGGLVNSEFSYAELDEIMLQITPYIGWAKSSAVNRGIQAAKARIDAANEEEGDGR
- a CDS encoding cytochrome P450 — its product is MTTTWDRMPTERPSKLDPPEIYAEIRESDPMARVRFPNGMEGYLVTRFDDVVAGFGNPNFVAQGRPRYEVADANPDTKTPFAGTFVNMDGEEHHKYRRLLTARFSVRYIRQNLQEFIDRTVDEHLDRIAAGPDEFDFVADMALSVPSLVICEILDVPVEDRAAFNTVSANMMDMDRAQALREQDQKWIFDYIRTLLERKRSEGATKGLLAELLQQQKEADFEITDEDLVRIGGLLLVAGHDTTTMMISLSMLTLLTMPEARAAFASGEPVGTAVEELLRFLTIVHFGLARRAATDFEFLGTPLEKDDLVVFSLVGANRDPRMYENPDALDFDRQALRHVAFGFGVHQCLGQNVARAEITSVLTKTLQRFPDLRLAVPVDEVPMHDRSTNYGVEKLWVAKS
- a CDS encoding 2Fe-2S iron-sulfur cluster-binding protein, with translation MTRVEFVQPDGEPVVVEGDVGQTVMSVAIGNAVPGIVGECGGQLSCSTCHVFVDESCRELFGEPDEFEDEMLDGTAAPREEGSRLSCQMVVGEAPVVVRVPETQY
- a CDS encoding SDR family NAD(P)-dependent oxidoreductase; the protein is MPSLAGKVAVVTGAGAGFGEAFVRDLAADGARVAVLDLDGVRAAGIAASIRDAGGDALPFGCDVADEAGIADVARRIGQQWGGVDVLVNNAGLHSAEYNRAFGELGVARTRRLFDTNVMGVIVCTLAFRPLMGDRDGAAIVNLSSVAGFNSANAYGVSKLAVRGLTVSFAQELAADGIRVNAIAPGLIATERIREDFPEEMFTTFARDRQCVHRTGEVRDVVAAMRYLCSDAASFVTGEVLRVSGGYQLSV
- a CDS encoding NAD-dependent epimerase/dehydratase family protein, which translates into the protein MKKKLLVTGASGQIAGALAGSLAARGHEVWGVARFGDEERRREIESRGVTTRRVDLADPDWSGIPADFDHVLHLAVQMGPSTDWDRAIEVNALGTGALISHFRACASILSMSTTGVYRPHPDPWHRYVETDPLGDPISPTTPTYGVSKISQEAVARFAAREFGVPVVIGRMNASYGPGGGLAMKHLERLLADETITLRHDPAPNQPIFEEDIADHALALLEAATVPALIVNFGGDETVTAQEWIRYMADLVGKTPRIEIAQIPGSQPGIALDVSKRISITGPDRFHWHDGMRAMVESRLARASH